The Elaeis guineensis isolate ETL-2024a chromosome 13, EG11, whole genome shotgun sequence genome includes a region encoding these proteins:
- the LOC105055879 gene encoding uncharacterized protein isoform X1: protein MASSTSVYSSLPRIRSSHPSKPHRLRLLLPSLPLLASPSRVRSPIRASRRLSGYPQESVVVVPDPRAWVGDLRSEGGDYEDDEEEEDDDDDRSLDLLVRFLHNVFRKTSRRARRAVRSVLPPSIPTKLVGFSVNGVLILALLWIFKAFLEVVCTLGSMVFVSILLVRGVWSGVSYIRENQYSFMNRIDSDDSRWSGAQAAT, encoded by the exons ATGGCTTCTTCCACCTCCGTCTACTCGTCTCTTCCTCGCATTCGATCCTCGCATCCCTCCAAACCCCACcgcctccgcctcctcctcccctccctcCCTCTTCTCGCCTCCCCCTCTCGGGTCCGGTCGCCGATCCGGGCCTCCCGGAGGCTCTCCGGCTACCCCCAGGAGTCGGTTGTCGTGGTCCCCGATCCTCGCGCGTGGGTCGGTGATCTCCGCAGCGAAGGCGGTGACTATGAGGacgacgaggaggaggaggacgacgacGACGACCGGAGCCTCGATCTCCTTGTGCGCTTCCTCCACAACGTCTTCCGCAAGACCTCGCGGCGCGCGCGCAGGGCCGTCCGATCCGTTCTGCCCCCTTCGATCCCCACTAAATTG GTGGGATTTTCGGTGAATGGGGTTTTAATTCTGGCTTTGTTATGGATTTTTAAGGCATTTCTTGAG GTGGTATGCACGCTTGGGAGCATGGTATTTGTAAGCATCTTGCTTGTCCGTGGAGTATGGTCTGGCGTGTCCTACATAAGAGAGAACCAGTATAGCTTCATGAACAGGATTGACAGTGATGACAGCAGATGGAGTGGTGCACAGGCAGCCACTTGA
- the LOC105055879 gene encoding uncharacterized protein isoform X2, giving the protein MASSTSVYSSLPRIRSSHPSKPHRLRLLLPSLPLLASPSRVRSPIRASRRLSGYPQESVVVVPDPRAWVGDLRSEGGDYEDDEEEEDDDDDRSLDLLVRFLHNVFRKTSRRARRAVRSVLPPSIPTKLVGFSVNGVLILALLWIFKAFLEGTASLNFKELVLICLEACT; this is encoded by the exons ATGGCTTCTTCCACCTCCGTCTACTCGTCTCTTCCTCGCATTCGATCCTCGCATCCCTCCAAACCCCACcgcctccgcctcctcctcccctccctcCCTCTTCTCGCCTCCCCCTCTCGGGTCCGGTCGCCGATCCGGGCCTCCCGGAGGCTCTCCGGCTACCCCCAGGAGTCGGTTGTCGTGGTCCCCGATCCTCGCGCGTGGGTCGGTGATCTCCGCAGCGAAGGCGGTGACTATGAGGacgacgaggaggaggaggacgacgacGACGACCGGAGCCTCGATCTCCTTGTGCGCTTCCTCCACAACGTCTTCCGCAAGACCTCGCGGCGCGCGCGCAGGGCCGTCCGATCCGTTCTGCCCCCTTCGATCCCCACTAAATTG GTGGGATTTTCGGTGAATGGGGTTTTAATTCTGGCTTTGTTATGGATTTTTAAGGCATTTCTTGAG GGTACTGCATCCTTGAATTTCAAAGAGCTTGTGCTTATTTGTTTAGAAGCTTGCACATGA